A section of the Myxococcus virescens genome encodes:
- a CDS encoding TIGR02266 family protein, translated as MPVFGLAALWNGSAPPERVAAWVEGIGEVLTSAQSLQLVVALRPEEAGIELKVEAPGYPRSAVERLAEDAKRSGGTFVELWRLPKAERDAFRAAAFGGGTPFRGDECSAAARVLQQHLTTLPVSSVRPAGPTVGGAAASVPQPSPKPMEAPAPSPSNQPHQVLVRPPEGPQRRGRRFAVKLEMEFRTELDFVREHALNISNGGLFVRTAHRPLPDSVVTVDVKLPNGERLQGDAVVVHVVDDPYTGGVGLAFLNDDATFSQTLDDYLASLAGGVG; from the coding sequence GTGCCCGTCTTCGGTCTTGCGGCATTGTGGAATGGCTCGGCTCCCCCGGAGCGCGTGGCGGCCTGGGTGGAAGGGATTGGCGAGGTGCTCACCTCCGCGCAGTCACTCCAGCTCGTGGTGGCCCTGCGCCCCGAGGAAGCAGGCATTGAATTGAAGGTGGAGGCTCCAGGCTATCCACGCTCCGCCGTGGAGCGGCTCGCGGAGGACGCGAAGCGCAGCGGCGGCACGTTCGTGGAGCTGTGGCGTCTGCCCAAGGCGGAGCGAGATGCCTTTCGCGCGGCGGCCTTCGGGGGCGGCACCCCCTTCCGGGGAGACGAATGCTCCGCCGCGGCGCGGGTGCTTCAGCAGCACCTGACCACGCTGCCCGTCAGCAGCGTGCGTCCCGCGGGGCCCACCGTGGGTGGCGCCGCGGCCTCCGTGCCTCAACCGAGCCCGAAGCCCATGGAGGCGCCCGCTCCCTCCCCCAGCAACCAGCCGCACCAGGTGCTCGTCCGTCCGCCGGAGGGGCCTCAGCGTCGCGGTCGCCGCTTCGCCGTGAAGCTGGAAATGGAGTTCCGGACCGAGTTGGACTTCGTGCGTGAGCACGCCCTCAACATCTCCAATGGCGGCCTCTTCGTGCGCACCGCGCACCGGCCCCTCCCCGACAGCGTCGTCACCGTGGACGTGAAGCTGCCCAACGGCGAACGCTTGCAGGGCGACGCGGTGGTGGTCCACGTGGTGGACGACCCGTACACGGGCGGCGTGGGACTGGCGTTCCTCAACGACGACGCCACCTTCTCCCAGACGCTGGACGACTACCTGGCGAGCCTCGCGGGTGGCGTGGGCTGA
- a CDS encoding exonuclease SbcCD subunit D C-terminal domain-containing protein — protein sequence MRLLHTSDWHLGHTLYDVSRDAEHAAFLAWLLETLEAQAVDALLVAGDIFDTANPSAEAQAAWYQFVAKARRRMPRLDVVVIGGNHDSAARLDAPDPLFAALGVHVVGGLPRTRGAMDQERLLVPLHDAKGRVGAWVAAVPYLRPSDLPPVPGDMGDRLVEGVRAVYAEVLAAARRRRQAGQALVAMGHCYMTGTELSALSERKILGGNQHALPVDLFPDDVVYAALGHLHKAQRVGGREGVRYSGSPLPLSLSEAGYRHQVLLVELEGDALREVQSLPVPRTTDMVRVPSRDAAPLDAVLTQLEGLPAHDADTLEWRRPYLEVCVSLPRPEPALRQKVEKVLEGKAARLVKLTPAYTGTGGALAEVQPGLSLKERTPEDVFRARYARDFEEPPALALLEAFHTLLTDVQEESP from the coding sequence ATGCGCCTGCTGCACACGTCGGACTGGCACCTGGGACACACGCTGTACGACGTCTCGCGGGATGCGGAGCACGCGGCCTTCCTGGCCTGGCTGCTGGAGACCCTGGAGGCGCAGGCCGTGGACGCGCTGCTGGTGGCCGGGGACATCTTCGACACGGCGAACCCCAGCGCGGAGGCGCAGGCGGCCTGGTACCAGTTCGTCGCGAAGGCTCGGCGGCGGATGCCCCGGCTGGACGTGGTGGTGATTGGCGGGAACCACGACTCCGCGGCGCGGCTGGACGCGCCGGACCCGCTGTTCGCGGCGCTGGGCGTGCACGTGGTGGGCGGACTGCCGCGGACCCGAGGCGCCATGGACCAGGAGCGGCTGCTGGTGCCGCTACACGACGCGAAGGGCCGGGTGGGGGCGTGGGTGGCGGCGGTGCCGTACCTGCGTCCCTCGGACCTGCCGCCCGTGCCCGGGGACATGGGAGACCGGCTGGTGGAGGGGGTGCGCGCGGTGTACGCGGAGGTGCTGGCCGCGGCGCGGCGCAGGCGTCAGGCGGGACAAGCGCTGGTGGCCATGGGGCACTGCTACATGACGGGCACGGAGCTGTCCGCGTTGAGCGAGCGGAAGATTCTCGGCGGCAACCAGCACGCGCTGCCCGTGGACCTGTTCCCGGACGACGTGGTCTACGCGGCGCTGGGGCATCTGCACAAGGCCCAGCGGGTGGGTGGACGCGAGGGGGTGCGTTACAGCGGCTCGCCGTTGCCCCTGTCGCTGTCGGAGGCGGGCTACCGGCATCAGGTGCTGCTGGTGGAGCTGGAAGGCGACGCGCTGCGCGAGGTGCAATCCCTGCCCGTGCCCCGGACCACGGACATGGTGCGCGTGCCTTCGCGGGACGCGGCGCCCCTGGACGCGGTGCTGACGCAACTGGAGGGCTTGCCGGCGCACGACGCGGACACGCTGGAGTGGCGGCGGCCCTACCTGGAGGTGTGCGTGTCGTTGCCCCGGCCGGAGCCCGCGCTGCGTCAGAAGGTGGAGAAGGTGCTGGAGGGGAAGGCGGCGCGGCTGGTGAAGCTGACGCCCGCCTATACCGGGACGGGCGGCGCGCTGGCGGAGGTGCAGCCGGGTCTCTCCCTGAAGGAACGCACGCCCGAGGATGTCTTCCGCGCGCGTTACGCCCGTGACTTCGAGGAGCCACCCGCACTGGCGCTGCTGGAGGCCTTCCATACGTTGCTGACCGACGTGCAGGAGGAGTCGCCGTGA
- a CDS encoding AAA family ATPase yields MKVLAIRGSNLTSFAGDFALELDQPPLDRLGLFAITGATGAGKSTLLDALCLALFDRTPRLGGRGGAPVGRADEDEDARLSAYDVRGMLRRGAGEGYAEVDFLGKDGRRYRARWSVWRARNRAEGRFRPQEMQLMDVVTGQLTGRTKGEVLAAIQERLGLSFDQFRRSALLAQGEFAAFLKADASERAELLERMTGTEVYSRLSMAAHEKNKAEQESLAKRAQGLAAIALMPEAERAAAAAAHGAESRARQAVEALLKDAEGAAAWHVARAGLREAELAAEAKAQAARTALEEAAPRAARLEAVREAEAFRGPVAAAEAAERRWAEAEAAQVARASEVEAALSEVSARRVGQLEAETARAAAQEREVATRPALEEAARLDARLEGVSREAREARARAETSQAALAEAKAELDAVLVREAEARDKGEAARHWLTEKAHWVALTSEWPRWHRELERYEGAQGERRKAGEESGRLLGEVEGLRETVGLRRGERDAAVRAEEMALAAATHAEAAVGTETGAQRRAQRERLLARQEAVRVLKTAHEGLVADEAEAREAGTEVKAAKAEVEAATAEVRAAETRRTQGEAALKEAQRSLSLAQATQGYASHRALLKDGEACPLCGAEEHPYAREVSALEGLVAEAASRVETLETERTAATQAEVAASARRAAANARAGQAEARRQSAEARAEAHGEAWRKGRASWLESIREEGVEVSSRTTSVPESDGSARMSSVDGGAEAARSSARAGGADASPPAAGGSPEAGAWLDAARAEVAERLAALKADEQADESLARTAREARAALETQRTRREVAAESLRRAEEALSRAESVLKDVHARLETAEQTLRQVLAEVSPVFTADVGWERKLEEDPATFRRKCGERVVMWKGKEEARLKAEEREAEEQRHRARAQGLVEVSTRHAEEHQAFAVRKEQERGELTRARAALLHGRPTAEVRAELQARLEATESAFEQARERAEAARQAAQVATARAEDAVRARTEALALRESEGAALTTLLAARGTTLEAVRTLLAFDAAWREAEARALSALREALAQATAVLAERSERRARHEDSGPPALSEQDAGAECERLRAEVEARRHAEAALHARLEADDTARARHGTEAAALEEGRRAAEVWKVLGDLIGSHDGKRFKVFAQSLTLDALLLHANAHLRELARRYRLMRVPGHDLDLQIVDGDMGDEVRSVASLSGGESFLVSLALALGLASLSSETTQVETLFIDEGFGTLDPETLEVALATLDALQATGRQVGIISHVSGMAERIGVQVRVVKQGGGRSRLVVEGDPGMVPPSMGQQEVA; encoded by the coding sequence GTGAAGGTGCTCGCGATTCGCGGTTCCAACCTGACGAGCTTCGCGGGGGACTTCGCGCTAGAGCTGGACCAGCCGCCGTTGGACCGGCTGGGCCTGTTCGCGATTACCGGCGCCACGGGTGCGGGCAAGAGCACGTTGCTGGATGCCCTGTGTCTGGCGCTGTTCGACCGCACGCCCCGGCTGGGGGGACGCGGCGGCGCGCCGGTGGGCCGCGCGGACGAGGACGAGGACGCGCGGCTGTCCGCCTACGACGTGCGCGGCATGCTGCGCCGGGGCGCGGGCGAGGGCTACGCGGAGGTGGACTTCCTGGGCAAGGACGGGCGGCGCTACCGGGCGCGCTGGTCCGTGTGGCGCGCGCGCAACCGCGCCGAGGGACGCTTCCGGCCCCAGGAAATGCAGTTGATGGACGTGGTCACCGGGCAGCTCACGGGCCGGACCAAGGGCGAGGTGCTGGCCGCCATCCAGGAGCGGCTGGGGTTGTCGTTCGACCAGTTCCGTCGCTCGGCGCTGCTGGCGCAGGGCGAGTTCGCGGCCTTCCTCAAGGCGGATGCCAGCGAGCGCGCGGAGCTGCTGGAGCGGATGACGGGCACGGAGGTGTACAGCCGCTTGTCCATGGCCGCGCATGAGAAGAACAAGGCGGAGCAGGAGTCGCTGGCGAAGCGGGCGCAGGGATTGGCGGCGATTGCCCTGATGCCAGAGGCGGAGCGCGCGGCGGCGGCGGCGGCGCACGGTGCGGAGTCCCGGGCGCGTCAGGCGGTGGAGGCGCTGCTCAAGGACGCGGAGGGCGCGGCGGCGTGGCATGTCGCGCGGGCGGGGCTGCGGGAGGCGGAGCTCGCGGCGGAGGCGAAGGCGCAGGCGGCCAGGACGGCCCTGGAGGAGGCGGCGCCGCGCGCGGCACGGCTGGAGGCGGTCCGCGAGGCGGAGGCCTTCCGGGGGCCGGTGGCGGCGGCGGAGGCCGCGGAGCGCCGGTGGGCGGAGGCGGAGGCGGCGCAGGTGGCGCGGGCGTCGGAGGTGGAGGCGGCGCTGTCGGAGGTCTCGGCGCGGCGGGTGGGGCAGCTGGAGGCGGAGACCGCGCGCGCCGCGGCGCAGGAGCGGGAGGTGGCGACGCGTCCCGCGCTGGAGGAGGCGGCGCGACTGGATGCGCGGCTGGAGGGTGTCTCCCGGGAGGCGCGTGAGGCGCGGGCGCGGGCGGAGACGTCCCAGGCGGCGCTGGCGGAGGCGAAGGCGGAGCTGGATGCCGTGCTCGTGCGCGAGGCCGAGGCACGGGACAAGGGGGAGGCCGCGAGGCACTGGCTGACGGAGAAGGCGCACTGGGTCGCGCTCACGAGCGAGTGGCCGCGCTGGCATCGCGAGCTGGAACGCTACGAGGGGGCGCAGGGCGAGCGGCGCAAGGCGGGTGAGGAGTCCGGACGGCTGCTCGGTGAGGTGGAGGGACTGCGCGAGACGGTGGGCCTTCGGCGGGGGGAGCGGGATGCCGCGGTCCGTGCGGAGGAGATGGCCCTGGCCGCGGCGACGCATGCCGAGGCGGCCGTGGGGACGGAGACGGGCGCGCAGCGGCGGGCGCAGCGTGAACGCCTGTTGGCGCGGCAGGAGGCCGTGCGGGTCTTGAAGACGGCTCACGAGGGGCTCGTCGCGGATGAGGCCGAGGCTCGCGAGGCGGGCACGGAGGTGAAGGCGGCGAAGGCGGAGGTCGAGGCCGCGACGGCGGAAGTGCGCGCGGCGGAGACCCGGCGGACGCAGGGGGAAGCCGCGCTCAAGGAGGCGCAGCGCTCGCTGTCGCTGGCGCAGGCGACGCAGGGCTATGCGTCCCACCGTGCCTTGCTGAAGGACGGTGAGGCGTGCCCGTTGTGTGGCGCGGAAGAGCACCCCTACGCGCGCGAGGTGTCCGCGCTCGAGGGGCTGGTCGCGGAAGCCGCTTCGCGTGTGGAGACGCTGGAGACGGAGCGGACCGCGGCCACCCAGGCGGAGGTGGCGGCGAGCGCTCGGCGCGCGGCGGCGAATGCGCGCGCCGGACAGGCGGAGGCGCGCAGGCAGTCCGCGGAGGCCCGCGCGGAGGCGCACGGTGAGGCCTGGCGGAAGGGGCGTGCCTCGTGGCTGGAGTCCATTCGGGAAGAGGGCGTGGAAGTGTCCTCCCGTACCACCTCCGTGCCGGAGTCTGATGGCAGCGCTCGAATGTCCAGTGTGGACGGGGGCGCCGAGGCTGCGCGGTCGTCGGCGCGAGCCGGAGGCGCTGACGCGTCGCCACCGGCCGCAGGGGGCTCGCCCGAGGCGGGAGCGTGGCTCGACGCGGCGCGTGCCGAGGTCGCGGAGCGGCTGGCGGCGCTGAAGGCCGACGAGCAGGCCGACGAGTCACTGGCCCGCACCGCGCGAGAGGCCCGCGCGGCGCTGGAGACGCAGCGCACGCGGCGCGAGGTGGCGGCGGAGTCGCTGCGCCGGGCGGAGGAGGCGCTGTCGCGCGCGGAGTCGGTGCTCAAGGACGTCCATGCCCGGCTCGAGACCGCGGAGCAGACGTTGCGGCAGGTGCTCGCGGAGGTGTCACCCGTCTTCACCGCGGACGTGGGCTGGGAGCGGAAGCTGGAGGAGGACCCGGCCACCTTCCGCCGCAAGTGTGGAGAGCGGGTGGTGATGTGGAAGGGGAAGGAGGAGGCCCGCCTGAAGGCGGAGGAGCGCGAGGCCGAGGAGCAGCGTCATCGCGCCCGGGCGCAGGGATTGGTGGAGGTGAGCACCCGCCACGCCGAGGAACATCAGGCCTTCGCCGTGCGCAAGGAGCAGGAGCGCGGCGAGCTGACCCGCGCACGCGCGGCCCTGCTGCACGGCCGTCCCACGGCGGAGGTCCGCGCCGAGCTCCAGGCACGGCTGGAGGCCACGGAGTCGGCCTTCGAGCAGGCACGTGAGCGCGCCGAGGCGGCGCGTCAGGCGGCGCAGGTCGCCACCGCGCGTGCCGAGGATGCCGTGCGCGCCAGGACGGAGGCGCTGGCCCTGCGTGAGTCGGAAGGCGCCGCGCTGACAACGCTGCTCGCCGCGCGTGGGACCACGCTGGAGGCGGTGCGGACGCTGCTGGCCTTCGACGCGGCCTGGCGTGAAGCAGAGGCTCGCGCATTGTCGGCCCTGCGCGAGGCGCTCGCCCAGGCGACCGCCGTGCTGGCGGAGCGAAGCGAGCGTCGCGCGCGGCACGAGGACTCAGGACCTCCGGCGCTCTCCGAGCAGGACGCGGGCGCCGAATGCGAGCGGCTGCGCGCGGAGGTCGAGGCCCGTCGTCATGCCGAGGCCGCGCTGCACGCGCGCCTGGAGGCGGACGACACGGCGCGGGCGCGGCACGGCACCGAGGCCGCGGCCCTGGAGGAGGGCCGCCGCGCGGCGGAGGTGTGGAAGGTGTTGGGCGACCTCATCGGCTCGCACGATGGCAAGCGCTTCAAGGTCTTCGCCCAGAGCCTCACGCTGGACGCCTTGCTGCTGCACGCCAACGCGCACCTGCGGGAGCTCGCGCGGCGCTACCGGCTGATGCGCGTGCCCGGACACGACCTGGACCTCCAAATCGTGGACGGGGACATGGGCGACGAGGTCCGCAGCGTGGCCAGCCTGTCCGGCGGTGAGAGCTTCCTGGTGTCCCTGGCGCTCGCGTTGGGGCTGGCGTCCCTTTCGTCGGAGACGACGCAAGTGGAGACGCTCTTCATCGACGAGGGCTTCGGCACGCTGGACCCGGAGACGCTGGAGGTGGCCCTGGCCACGCTGGACGCGCTCCAGGCCACGGGCCGGCAGGTGGGCATCATCTCGCACGTCAGCGGCATGGCGGAGCGCATCGGCGTGCAGGTGCGCGTGGTGAAGCAGGGCGGCGGGCGCAGCCGGCTGGTGGTGGAGGGCGACCCGGGCATGGTGCCTCCTTCCATGGGACAGCAGGAGGTGGCGTAG
- a CDS encoding serine/threonine-protein kinase, with protein MENVREIWPRDHGRFQLMSRLGRGGMAEVFLARMQQGPHAGAQVALKRVRPERLRDAEAHEQLLHEAELARCLRHPYIVGFVEYGELPDGGYLALELVEGPDLGRVLARCRRRRIELPIDISVLIVRQVLEALSHAHHAVSTTGRPLGVVHCDVSPHNVLLSRTGEVKLADFGVARSRAGAVQDTRRLGKQHYRSPELLAGDVSVAVDLWATAVLLYELLALESPFPSGPEEQVESSIRGGRVTPVRMRVPGVPDALALVLDRALAPVPSQRFGSAEQFARALAPLSDDRVATPLAVAAVVRGLMET; from the coding sequence ATGGAGAACGTGCGGGAAATCTGGCCTCGCGACCATGGCCGCTTCCAGTTGATGTCCCGGCTGGGACGCGGCGGCATGGCGGAGGTGTTTCTCGCGCGGATGCAGCAGGGCCCACATGCCGGAGCGCAGGTGGCCCTCAAGCGCGTGCGTCCCGAGCGACTGAGAGACGCGGAGGCCCACGAGCAGCTCCTGCACGAAGCCGAGCTCGCCCGCTGCCTGCGCCACCCGTACATCGTCGGCTTCGTGGAGTACGGCGAGCTGCCGGACGGTGGCTACCTGGCGCTGGAGCTGGTGGAAGGCCCCGACCTGGGCCGCGTGCTGGCGCGGTGCCGCCGCCGCCGCATCGAGCTGCCCATCGACATCTCCGTGCTCATCGTCCGGCAGGTGCTGGAGGCCCTGTCGCACGCGCACCATGCCGTCAGCACCACGGGCCGCCCCCTGGGCGTGGTGCACTGCGACGTGTCCCCGCACAACGTGCTGCTGTCCCGCACCGGTGAGGTGAAGCTGGCGGACTTCGGCGTGGCGCGCTCCCGCGCGGGCGCGGTGCAGGACACCCGGCGGCTGGGCAAGCAGCACTACCGCTCCCCGGAGCTGCTCGCGGGCGACGTGTCCGTGGCGGTGGACCTGTGGGCGACGGCGGTGCTGCTCTACGAGCTGCTGGCGCTGGAGTCGCCCTTCCCTTCCGGCCCGGAGGAGCAGGTGGAGTCCTCCATCCGCGGCGGCCGGGTGACGCCCGTGCGCATGCGTGTGCCCGGCGTCCCCGACGCGCTGGCGCTGGTGTTGGATCGCGCGCTGGCGCCCGTCCCTTCGCAGCGCTTCGGCTCCGCGGAGCAGTTCGCCCGGGCCCTGGCGCCGCTGAGCGATGACCGCGTGGCCACGCCCCTGGCCGTGGCCGCGGTGGTGCGCGGACTGATGGAGACCTGA